The following proteins are co-located in the Candidatus Paracaedibacter acanthamoebae genome:
- a CDS encoding glycosyltransferase family 4 protein translates to MTRKPVILQLIPRFNSGGVERVTIDTAGFLAQYDDTPTYVASAGGILVPELTQRGVTHIQLPLATKNPFKIIWNGVRLAKIVRDLRIELLHVRSRAPAWSTLIASKLTGVPFITTYHGAYRINAPLKNWYNSAMVRGKCVISISEFVSCLIKKHHKTLNPKIIKIYPGVDASGLLNPARYNQSDLLRQREEWGIPADAFVMLTVGRIARAKRFDLAVKALAELAEHKNLFLVLAGSDQGRSDLSQSLLDLAQQLGVADRVRLVYDFKDIPLAYALSDLVLFPTEMMETYGRITAEAGAMRKIIVASDVGAIAELILEDETGYVFPQGDLYALASLIRKVLSLSSEKKLLMENKARAHILTNFSADRMYVETLKVYQEIIS, encoded by the coding sequence ATGACAAGAAAACCTGTCATACTGCAGCTTATTCCTCGCTTTAATAGTGGTGGGGTAGAGCGGGTTACAATTGATACCGCTGGATTTCTGGCACAGTATGATGATACACCAACTTACGTAGCCTCCGCCGGGGGCATCTTAGTCCCTGAGCTAACGCAACGGGGCGTAACTCACATTCAATTGCCATTAGCGACAAAAAATCCGTTTAAAATCATATGGAATGGTGTGCGCCTGGCTAAAATTGTGCGCGATCTTCGTATTGAGCTCTTACATGTCCGATCACGTGCACCAGCTTGGAGTACGCTAATCGCTTCGAAATTAACTGGTGTTCCTTTTATAACGACTTATCACGGTGCTTATCGCATTAACGCACCCTTGAAAAATTGGTACAATTCGGCCATGGTGCGCGGGAAATGTGTTATCAGTATTTCCGAGTTTGTTAGTTGTCTTATTAAAAAGCACCATAAAACCTTAAATCCTAAAATTATTAAAATTTATCCAGGCGTTGATGCGAGTGGACTTTTGAATCCAGCTCGGTATAATCAATCAGATTTGCTTCGGCAGCGCGAGGAATGGGGTATTCCGGCTGATGCCTTTGTTATGCTGACGGTTGGTCGTATTGCGAGAGCAAAACGTTTTGATCTGGCCGTGAAGGCCCTTGCAGAGCTGGCTGAGCATAAAAACTTATTCCTTGTCCTAGCAGGATCAGACCAGGGAAGAAGCGATTTATCCCAAAGTTTACTGGATTTGGCCCAGCAATTAGGGGTAGCCGATCGAGTGCGATTGGTCTATGATTTTAAAGACATTCCCTTGGCTTATGCCTTGTCTGATCTCGTTTTGTTTCCAACTGAGATGATGGAAACTTATGGCCGCATTACAGCAGAAGCGGGTGCCATGAGGAAGATCATTGTCGCAAGTGACGTCGGGGCAATTGCAGAGTTAATTCTAGAGGACGAAACAGGCTATGTCTTTCCTCAAGGAGATTTATATGCGCTGGCTAGTCTTATTCGTAAGGTTCTATCATTATCGTCAGAAAAAAAGCTTTTAATGGAAAATAAAGCTCGCGCGCATATACTTACCAATTTCAGTGCCGATCGAATGTATGTTGAAACTTTAAAAGTTTACCAGGAAATAATTAGCTAA
- a CDS encoding integration host factor subunit beta, with product MEEPMTRSELISKLSYMHRGLTQMEIEGIVDRIFGDITHTLKKGGRVELRGFGTFSLRERKPRTGRNPRTGETVLVEGKSVPFFKSGKELKQLLNTN from the coding sequence ATGGAGGAGCCAATGACGCGTTCTGAATTGATTTCAAAACTGTCTTATATGCATCGAGGTTTGACCCAGATGGAAATTGAAGGTATAGTGGACCGTATTTTCGGCGATATCACACATACTCTTAAAAAAGGAGGCCGTGTGGAATTGCGTGGGTTTGGTACTTTCTCTTTACGGGAACGTAAGCCGCGAACAGGTCGTAATCCACGAACCGGAGAAACAGTCCTTGTTGAAGGAAAGTCGGTGCCTTTTTTCAAATCCGGCAAAGAATTAAAACAGTTATTAAACACAAATTAG
- the accD gene encoding acetyl-CoA carboxylase, carboxyltransferase subunit beta, giving the protein MNWLTNFVRPKITALMRKEEVPDNLWAKCPSCEHMLFHRDLAENLHVCHHCEHHMRIDVNKRLDYLFDEGAYTKVPVPDVVTDPLKFKDTKKYTDRLKEYRAKTGNQDVVQVAYGQIGGKSAVVAAFDFSFMGGSMGMAVGEAILAASDLAVKSRCGLIVVPASGGARMQEGILSLMQMPRTIIAVEKVKRAGLPYITLLTDPTTGGVSASFAMVGDIAIAEPGAIIGFAGARVIEETIRQKLPEGFQRAEYLLEHGMIDMVIPRKDLNSKIGILLGHIGG; this is encoded by the coding sequence ATGAACTGGCTTACAAATTTTGTCCGACCCAAAATCACAGCATTAATGCGAAAAGAAGAAGTGCCGGATAATCTCTGGGCTAAATGCCCATCTTGTGAGCATATGCTATTTCATCGCGATTTGGCTGAAAATCTGCATGTTTGCCACCATTGTGAGCATCACATGCGGATTGATGTTAATAAACGTTTGGATTATTTATTTGACGAGGGGGCGTATACAAAAGTACCGGTGCCTGATGTGGTAACCGATCCCTTAAAATTCAAAGATACAAAAAAATACACGGATCGTCTTAAAGAATATCGTGCAAAAACAGGCAATCAAGATGTTGTTCAAGTTGCTTATGGGCAAATTGGCGGAAAGTCTGCGGTTGTTGCTGCTTTTGATTTTTCATTTATGGGCGGATCCATGGGGATGGCAGTCGGAGAGGCTATTTTAGCAGCTTCTGACTTGGCCGTAAAATCCCGGTGTGGGTTAATTGTAGTCCCTGCATCAGGAGGCGCCCGTATGCAAGAAGGAATTTTGTCCTTAATGCAGATGCCGCGCACCATTATTGCTGTGGAAAAGGTAAAACGAGCTGGTTTACCTTATATTACATTGTTAACAGACCCCACAACGGGAGGTGTATCTGCCTCTTTTGCAATGGTCGGTGATATTGCTATTGCTGAACCAGGGGCAATTATTGGATTTGCTGGGGCCCGCGTCATTGAAGAAACGATTCGTCAGAAACTTCCGGAGGGCTTTCAGCGCGCAGAGTATTTGTTAGAGCATGGTATGATTGATATGGTTATCCCGCGTAAGGATCTTAATTCTAAAATTGGTATTCTGCTTGGCCATATTGGCGGATAA
- a CDS encoding bifunctional folylpolyglutamate synthase/dihydrofolate synthase, with product MTYLIQVPIDIDFSLERISAVLKTLENPQDKLPPIVHVAGTNGKGSTIAFLRAVLEGEGYTVHGYTSPHMIRVNERINIAGTDISDDLLDTYIQRVRAAVNGFELSYFEELTVAAFLAFSEHPADFCLIEVGLGGRLDATNVVYPDLGIITSISYDHQNYLGETITEIAAEKAGIIKTNAPVVCAHQKYPEARDLISDKSKAMGGGAISPPTLPRAVSLGLLGEHQYDNAATAIKAAEILLGENGDRFHSHLSKARWPGRLQKLFEDHDIWVDGAHNEGGIEVLLKELQKWTIDENPIVLAVSQLSNRSEELLYPLFEITDEIYHIDMGQGNRFRGKPARAKKTLSLKEALSYFMQPEYNSSRILFTGSLYMVGEILNIREIINGNIE from the coding sequence ATGACCTATTTAATCCAAGTCCCTATAGATATCGACTTCTCGCTTGAGCGTATTTCAGCGGTTTTGAAGACTTTGGAAAATCCTCAAGATAAGCTGCCACCTATCGTTCATGTAGCCGGAACTAACGGCAAGGGGTCGACAATTGCTTTTTTGCGTGCAGTTTTAGAAGGGGAAGGTTACACCGTCCATGGATACACATCACCTCATATGATTCGAGTTAATGAAAGAATCAATATTGCGGGTACCGATATTTCTGATGACCTTTTAGATACTTATATTCAACGAGTTCGAGCGGCCGTTAACGGTTTTGAACTTAGCTATTTTGAAGAATTAACAGTTGCTGCCTTCTTGGCTTTTTCCGAGCATCCAGCTGATTTTTGTTTGATTGAAGTTGGGCTGGGCGGGCGGTTGGATGCTACGAATGTTGTATACCCTGATCTGGGGATCATAACATCCATATCCTATGATCATCAAAACTATCTAGGGGAGACAATTACAGAAATTGCTGCAGAAAAAGCCGGGATTATTAAGACCAATGCTCCTGTTGTCTGCGCCCATCAAAAATATCCTGAAGCAAGGGACCTCATTTCGGATAAAAGCAAGGCAATGGGGGGAGGTGCCATTTCTCCTCCGACTCTTCCTCGAGCAGTTTCGCTGGGACTGCTGGGGGAACATCAATATGACAATGCAGCAACGGCCATAAAGGCAGCAGAAATTCTCCTTGGGGAAAATGGCGATCGTTTTCACTCTCATCTTTCTAAGGCTCGGTGGCCAGGACGGCTGCAAAAACTATTTGAGGACCATGATATCTGGGTTGATGGAGCCCATAATGAAGGGGGGATTGAGGTCCTCTTAAAAGAATTACAAAAATGGACAATCGACGAAAATCCTATAGTTCTTGCGGTTAGCCAATTGTCCAATCGGTCAGAAGAGTTGCTCTACCCCTTATTTGAGATAACTGATGAAATTTACCATATCGATATGGGGCAAGGAAATAGATTCCGAGGCAAACCAGCGAGAGCTAAAAAAACTCTTTCTCTTAAGGAAGCCCTTTCTTATTTTATGCAACCTGAGTACAATAGCTCTAGAATCTTGTTCACAGGATCTCTATATATGGTAGGAGAGATTCTTAATATACGGGAGATAATCAATGGTAATATCGAATAA
- a CDS encoding redoxin family protein, whose product MAGKPMIVHYWATWCGACVEEMPALAKFAEQHGEKIRFVIIASDASGGKEVLNYCKTNGIKNVDIFIDAKSRVVKDQGIKALPTTIFASAEAMEAGRVVGAIDWLGQSGTVIASYLTKGA is encoded by the coding sequence TTGGCGGGCAAACCAATGATTGTTCATTACTGGGCTACATGGTGTGGTGCTTGCGTTGAAGAAATGCCGGCTCTTGCAAAATTTGCAGAGCAACATGGTGAAAAGATTCGTTTTGTGATTATTGCCAGCGATGCAAGCGGCGGTAAAGAGGTGTTGAATTATTGTAAAACAAATGGTATCAAAAATGTTGATATCTTTATTGATGCCAAGAGCAGGGTGGTCAAAGACCAAGGCATAAAAGCATTGCCAACAACAATTTTTGCCAGTGCAGAGGCTATGGAAGCTGGACGCGTGGTGGGTGCCATTGATTGGCTCGGGCAGTCCGGCACGGTTATTGCATCATATTTAACAAAGGGCGCCTGA
- a CDS encoding thymidine kinase: protein MAKLYFYYSAMNAGKTTTLLQSSYNYRERGMNTLLFTADLDDRFGRGKIASRIGLSSEAHLYDEAFNFFDFIKAKVQITPNLKCILVDEAQFLSKDHVRQLCDVVDNLKLPVLTYGIRSDFQGELFPGSYYLLAWADELIELKTICHCGRKATMNARMNAQGEFITQGEQIEIAGNDRYIALCREHFHTGQVQPESHCVIDMKVA, encoded by the coding sequence TTGGCAAAGTTGTATTTTTACTACTCTGCTATGAATGCAGGTAAAACCACAACATTATTGCAATCAAGCTATAATTATCGGGAACGGGGAATGAACACATTGCTGTTCACGGCGGATTTAGATGATCGGTTTGGCCGCGGTAAAATTGCCTCTCGCATTGGCTTGTCCTCAGAGGCTCATTTATATGACGAGGCTTTTAATTTCTTTGATTTCATTAAAGCAAAAGTCCAAATTACCCCCAATTTGAAGTGCATCTTAGTGGATGAGGCTCAATTCCTTAGTAAAGATCATGTGCGGCAGCTGTGCGATGTTGTTGATAATCTCAAACTTCCAGTGTTGACTTATGGTATTCGCTCTGACTTTCAAGGCGAACTCTTTCCTGGGAGCTATTATTTATTAGCTTGGGCTGATGAATTAATAGAACTGAAGACCATTTGTCATTGTGGACGTAAAGCCACAATGAATGCGAGAATGAATGCACAGGGTGAATTTATTACTCAAGGTGAGCAAATTGAAATTGCTGGTAACGACCGATATATAGCTTTATGCCGTGAACATTTTCATACCGGACAAGTGCAGCCTGAAAGTCATTGCGTTATTGACATGAAGGTGGCTTAA
- the trmD gene encoding tRNA (guanosine(37)-N1)-methyltransferase TrmD, with the protein MSFHATVVTLFPEMFPGGLSHSLTGKALIDGKWTLDTVQVRDYAQDKHHTVDDTPYGGGAGMVMKPDVVHGALEAAVSQGTPGRRMIYLTPRGKPLSQAMVRNYAANDNGLILLCGRYEGVDHRVIEHWQMDEVSIGDYVLTGGELPAQILLDAVVRLLPDVLGNKESLEDESFELGILEYPQYTKPQNWKNKIVPGVLLSGDHQKIANWRQEEAERITRERRPDLWQAFLKSRD; encoded by the coding sequence ATGTCATTTCACGCCACAGTTGTAACTCTATTTCCCGAAATGTTTCCGGGTGGACTTAGTCATTCTTTGACTGGAAAAGCCTTAATTGACGGGAAATGGACTTTAGATACTGTGCAAGTTCGGGATTATGCCCAGGATAAGCACCATACTGTGGATGATACACCGTATGGGGGCGGGGCTGGCATGGTGATGAAACCTGATGTGGTTCACGGGGCTTTAGAGGCTGCCGTTTCCCAGGGTACTCCTGGGCGTCGGATGATTTACTTAACCCCGCGGGGCAAGCCGCTTAGTCAAGCTATGGTAAGAAATTATGCAGCCAATGATAATGGTTTGATTCTGCTGTGTGGTCGGTATGAAGGTGTCGATCATCGGGTAATTGAACATTGGCAAATGGATGAAGTGAGTATCGGTGATTATGTGCTCACAGGCGGGGAGCTGCCAGCACAAATTTTATTGGACGCAGTCGTGCGGTTATTACCTGATGTTCTGGGGAACAAAGAATCTTTAGAAGATGAAAGTTTTGAGCTTGGAATTTTAGAATATCCACAGTATACTAAACCACAAAACTGGAAAAATAAGATCGTGCCTGGTGTGCTGCTCTCAGGCGATCATCAAAAAATTGCCAATTGGCGCCAGGAAGAAGCAGAAAGAATAACGCGAGAGCGCCGGCCAGATTTATGGCAAGCGTTTCTCAAAAGTCGTGATTAG
- the rplS gene encoding 50S ribosomal protein L19, producing MNLLQKLEHEQLQRLSEGKVIPQFKAGDTVRVNVKVVEGERTRVQPYEGVVIGRRNAGVRSTFRVRKLSSGEGVERVFHLFSPNITVEVVRCGRVRRAKLYYLRGRTGKRARIAELKKYNIAPKSAASATAPATAE from the coding sequence ATGAACTTGTTACAAAAGTTAGAGCACGAACAACTGCAACGGTTATCTGAAGGAAAAGTAATTCCTCAGTTCAAAGCAGGGGATACAGTTCGTGTCAATGTTAAGGTTGTTGAAGGGGAACGTACCCGTGTACAGCCATATGAAGGTGTTGTAATTGGCCGCCGCAATGCGGGTGTTCGTTCCACTTTCCGTGTGCGTAAATTGTCTTCCGGGGAAGGTGTAGAACGCGTGTTCCACTTGTTCTCACCCAATATCACAGTCGAAGTTGTCCGTTGTGGACGAGTTCGCCGTGCCAAATTGTACTACCTGCGTGGCCGTACAGGTAAACGCGCTCGTATTGCTGAGCTTAAGAAATACAATATTGCACCAAAGAGTGCAGCATCTGCAACAGCTCCAGCTACTGCGGAATAA
- a CDS encoding flagellar motor protein MotB: MSEKSQQPIIKKIKKVSGNSHHGGAWKIAYADFVTAMMAFFLLMWLLNATSEEQRRGIANYFDPFATTSKGGGNLGVMGGTSIKETTGSLNETEQNKITVKPTPPTEKGAGGQAAGEVENIDPDANDNGGKTEEERKKDEAKKEIEDKLHKAPSDKGYASKKEEENKLNEVSELIKQNLNKMPELKDLHNNIKIVMTDEGLNIEIIDQIKNAMFPSGSSRMYKQMEDILKVIASAIKDVPNKIKISGHTDANQYSQRSLLTNWELSTERANASRRVLVGAGVNESRIESVNGKADRDLADPKNPLAPENRRVVVTLLRQIK; the protein is encoded by the coding sequence ATGAGCGAAAAATCTCAACAACCCATCATCAAAAAAATTAAAAAAGTCTCAGGCAATTCCCACCATGGAGGCGCCTGGAAAATTGCCTACGCTGACTTTGTGACCGCCATGATGGCGTTTTTCTTGTTAATGTGGTTGTTGAATGCGACCTCTGAGGAACAGCGCCGCGGTATTGCCAATTACTTTGACCCCTTTGCCACAACGTCTAAGGGTGGGGGTAATTTGGGTGTTATGGGTGGCACCTCTATTAAAGAGACCACAGGCAGTCTGAATGAAACAGAACAAAATAAGATCACCGTAAAACCAACGCCACCGACTGAAAAAGGCGCTGGCGGACAAGCAGCTGGTGAGGTTGAAAATATCGATCCAGATGCTAATGATAATGGTGGAAAGACCGAAGAAGAGCGTAAGAAAGATGAAGCCAAAAAGGAAATTGAAGATAAACTGCATAAGGCTCCATCCGATAAAGGCTATGCCTCGAAAAAAGAAGAGGAGAATAAGCTGAATGAAGTGTCCGAACTCATCAAACAAAATCTCAATAAAATGCCTGAACTAAAAGACCTCCATAATAATATTAAAATTGTGATGACCGATGAGGGCCTTAATATCGAAATTATAGATCAGATTAAAAATGCCATGTTCCCGAGTGGTTCTAGCCGTATGTATAAACAGATGGAAGATATTTTAAAGGTAATTGCATCGGCCATTAAGGATGTTCCCAATAAAATAAAAATTTCTGGGCATACGGATGCTAATCAATATAGTCAACGATCACTCTTAACAAATTGGGAGTTGTCAACAGAACGAGCCAACGCTAGTCGGCGTGTCTTGGTGGGTGCAGGTGTTAATGAAAGTAGAATCGAATCTGTCAATGGTAAAGCTGACAGAGACCTGGCCGATCCTAAAAATCCTCTTGCTCCCGAAAATAGACGGGTCGTAGTGACTTTGCTGCGACAAATAAAATAG
- the motA gene encoding flagellar motor stator protein MotA, producing MLFIVGMVVVFSCVLGAYAAHGGHLGVLWQPLEFVIIFGAATGAFIISCPKHVLGRVGAAYSLAFKGNRYTKADYLELLTMQFTVFKLIKTKGMLELEAHLDNPHESSLFSRFPAFVNDHHACEFFCDYLRMMTMGAENVHQLEDLMNEQLEVHHAENHAVTHALTLYGDSFPAIGIVAAVLGVIHTMGSINQPPEVLGHLIGAALVGTFAGILISYGFMAPLANCVTVLYDNESKYFQCMKAGIIACMNGYAPAIAVEFSRKSIESDFRPSFAELEEAIQNAPAG from the coding sequence ATGTTATTTATTGTCGGTATGGTTGTCGTGTTTTCCTGTGTTCTAGGGGCTTATGCCGCCCACGGTGGCCACCTTGGTGTTTTATGGCAACCACTTGAATTTGTTATTATCTTTGGAGCTGCAACAGGTGCCTTCATCATTTCATGTCCAAAGCATGTCCTTGGGCGTGTGGGCGCTGCATATAGTCTAGCATTTAAGGGGAACAGATATACAAAAGCTGACTATCTTGAGCTCTTGACCATGCAATTTACTGTTTTCAAGTTGATAAAAACTAAAGGGATGTTGGAACTTGAAGCGCATCTTGATAATCCCCATGAGAGCTCTTTATTCAGCCGGTTCCCGGCCTTTGTCAATGATCATCATGCTTGTGAATTCTTTTGTGATTATTTGCGGATGATGACCATGGGTGCCGAAAATGTTCATCAGCTAGAAGATTTAATGAATGAACAACTGGAAGTCCACCATGCCGAAAACCATGCTGTAACCCATGCTTTAACATTGTATGGTGACTCATTTCCGGCAATTGGAATCGTGGCAGCGGTGTTAGGCGTTATTCATACGATGGGATCTATTAATCAGCCACCAGAAGTTCTTGGTCACTTAATTGGGGCCGCACTGGTTGGTACCTTTGCAGGTATTTTGATTTCTTATGGCTTTATGGCGCCCTTGGCTAATTGCGTCACAGTTTTATATGACAATGAATCCAAATATTTTCAATGTATGAAAGCGGGCATTATTGCGTGCATGAATGGTTATGCGCCTGCGATTGCAGTCGAGTTTTCCCGTAAAAGTATTGAAAGCGATTTTCGCCCCAGTTTTGCTGAGTTAGAAGAAGCGATCCAGAATGCACCGGCAGGTTAA
- a CDS encoding TraB/GumN family protein codes for MLRFSIIFILNIVCASFMWANDTFLFQAEKEGDKIKIFGTLHDLPLQALPPAIMDYIQNHEVLITENTQALEPLTLNICEKMGLLRNSEEPNYYDCLIEAEKEELEAYAIPFLKHKQATNLGLDQLNTNGLYQAYLMGHFVTGMDYALLHHYKNHKLILGLEDLQEISQSFEQLTIHDLKCELYNHAGFGSEEHKRSENLYLSGDIPALEENDLMVQRRNLDWLPTLLNYHRQYGEKAIVCVGYQHLFGEFGILRLLEEAGYKIMRANQAIEFSDFSSFL; via the coding sequence ATGCTAAGATTTTCAATAATATTTATACTTAATATAGTATGCGCCTCTTTTATGTGGGCGAATGACACCTTTTTATTTCAAGCAGAAAAGGAAGGGGATAAGATAAAAATTTTTGGGACACTGCATGACCTACCTCTACAAGCCTTGCCGCCCGCTATCATGGATTATATTCAAAATCATGAGGTACTAATTACTGAAAATACCCAAGCTTTAGAACCCCTTACCCTCAATATTTGTGAAAAGATGGGCCTCCTTCGAAACAGTGAAGAACCTAACTATTACGATTGCCTTATAGAGGCGGAGAAGGAAGAGCTTGAAGCTTACGCTATACCCTTCTTGAAACATAAGCAGGCTACTAATCTGGGTCTTGATCAGTTAAATACGAACGGTCTTTACCAAGCTTATCTAATGGGACACTTTGTAACCGGCATGGATTATGCGTTACTCCATCACTATAAAAACCATAAGCTTATATTAGGTTTAGAAGATCTACAGGAAATCTCCCAGTCTTTTGAACAATTGACTATCCACGACCTTAAGTGTGAGTTGTACAACCATGCAGGTTTCGGTTCTGAAGAGCATAAAAGATCTGAGAATTTGTATCTATCTGGGGATATACCAGCATTAGAGGAAAATGACCTTATGGTACAGAGAAGAAATTTAGACTGGCTACCTACCTTACTTAATTACCATAGACAGTATGGGGAAAAGGCCATTGTGTGTGTTGGGTACCAACATCTTTTTGGTGAATTTGGCATTTTACGGCTCTTGGAAGAAGCCGGGTATAAGATTATGCGTGCTAATCAAGCTATTGAGTTCTCAGACTTTTCATCCTTTCTGTAG
- the kdsA gene encoding 3-deoxy-8-phosphooctulonate synthase: protein MTTHHVSVGNITFGNDLPFVLLAGPCVMESREHALMMAESLKDITDRLGIKFVYKTSFDKANRTSIDGIRGIGLESALPIFKEIKERFGCPVITDVHSPEHCTAVAGVIDILQIPAFLCRQTDLLKAAAETGKTLNIKKGQFLAPWDMINVVKKVESFGNFNILQCERGVSFGYNTLVSDMRSLAIMACNNYPVVYDATHSVQQPGGAGASSGGDRDFVPVLAKAAVSVGVASLFMEVHQDPDNAPSDGPNMVKLHELEKLLATLKKFDAIAKEQ from the coding sequence ATGACGACACATCACGTTTCTGTTGGAAATATAACTTTTGGTAATGACTTACCATTTGTTCTCCTGGCTGGGCCCTGTGTCATGGAAAGCCGTGAGCATGCTCTTATGATGGCAGAATCTTTAAAAGATATCACCGATAGGCTTGGGATTAAATTTGTTTACAAGACATCTTTTGATAAAGCGAATCGTACTAGTATTGATGGAATTCGGGGTATTGGATTAGAATCCGCTTTGCCAATTTTCAAAGAAATAAAAGAACGTTTTGGCTGTCCCGTTATTACGGACGTTCACTCACCAGAACATTGTACAGCTGTTGCGGGGGTGATAGATATCCTTCAGATTCCAGCATTCTTGTGCCGACAAACAGACCTATTAAAAGCCGCTGCAGAAACTGGTAAAACTTTGAATATTAAAAAAGGTCAGTTTTTGGCACCTTGGGATATGATTAATGTTGTTAAAAAAGTTGAATCTTTTGGCAATTTCAATATTCTGCAATGCGAACGCGGCGTGTCTTTTGGCTATAATACTCTTGTATCTGACATGCGTTCCTTGGCAATTATGGCTTGCAACAACTATCCAGTTGTGTATGATGCCACCCATTCTGTTCAGCAACCCGGCGGCGCAGGTGCCTCCTCTGGTGGCGATCGTGATTTTGTCCCCGTCCTCGCAAAGGCTGCCGTCTCGGTCGGCGTCGCGTCATTATTTATGGAAGTCCATCAAGACCCCGATAATGCCCCAAGTGATGGCCCTAACATGGTTAAATTGCACGAATTGGAAAAACTACTTGCAACACTGAAAAAGTTTGATGCAATCGCCAAAGAACAATAG